The following are encoded together in the Capsulimonas corticalis genome:
- a CDS encoding sensor histidine kinase, translated as MRQNAFFRVDASLMQQLGASLITDDMSALIELIKNAYDADATNVKIIIESPDRIVVEDNGHGMNEKIIERGWLTLSNSLKLEQKNKGILTAKQKRTPLGDKGLGRLSTQRLGNRLRIETCPEDSDQRFAVEIDWSTFKAGSELGSIPVDFEVLDRSNKRPGTKLIITELSDPEHWTRLKTEDLKLSLASLVSPYSEVARFRLQAFLNGIEVSPSLLSSNIRKAAWQHLDFVFDGNTLESSGRIKSQSLRGTTKKAKEDYERYFQSDSGAGFLKFILSDKKSSSYRIVKSESKFYFIEFLVSREFLDIISGQNLSNPGNFSGEVDSFSLQSQGSADVMEENDIFNSASAARQLVKDLSGIRVYRDGFVIRTEHDWLKLGEGQTSGSSFYGLRPFNTMGYVALSAIHNSKLRETTDREGFIDDPYYRAFFQILRSFLKTSNDVIEHIRRTWTSYIKEQEMVRHELPSRDPKIIEDRLNDSFERVGDAKILLGQASKAILASVEEDAKSLFPNDPKTASRMNDVQELLAQASETLDTVSARGGLGGLLVAELNSLNTRISEVYELVSLGITAEVLSHDISVILERLSLETNNIQKHAQSSNLNDLKILRFFEVVRSTVSALEKQLGHLDPALKYAREKREGFLSSELITECESYYRQRLVKNNILLAVFINIDFSILMNKGKLIQILDNLVLNSEYWITKSFDDNKQAGQVIITVEKPCIIISDSGPGIEPAFEETLFDPFITAKPAGEGRGLGLFIATQLLELDGCSINLLAEKNNQGRRFRIAVNLEGVLLDA; from the coding sequence ATGAGACAAAATGCCTTTTTCAGAGTAGATGCAAGTCTGATGCAGCAACTGGGTGCTAGCTTGATAACTGACGATATGTCAGCATTAATCGAGTTAATTAAGAATGCTTATGATGCCGACGCCACCAATGTGAAAATAATTATTGAATCACCTGACCGTATTGTTGTTGAAGATAATGGTCATGGTATGAATGAGAAAATTATCGAAAGAGGATGGCTTACATTATCAAATTCCCTGAAGTTGGAACAGAAAAATAAAGGAATTCTAACGGCAAAACAAAAGAGAACTCCATTGGGAGATAAAGGCCTTGGTCGCCTGAGCACACAAAGGCTAGGAAATCGCCTAAGAATTGAAACCTGCCCCGAAGATTCAGATCAACGATTTGCGGTTGAAATTGATTGGTCCACATTCAAAGCTGGTTCTGAACTCGGTTCAATCCCCGTGGATTTTGAAGTGTTAGATCGTAGCAATAAGAGACCAGGAACTAAGCTAATTATAACAGAGCTTTCGGATCCTGAACACTGGACGAGATTAAAAACTGAAGATTTGAAACTTAGCTTAGCGTCTTTAGTCTCTCCATATTCCGAAGTCGCTCGGTTTCGTTTGCAGGCATTTCTAAATGGAATTGAGGTCTCTCCAAGTTTATTAAGTTCGAACATAAGGAAGGCCGCATGGCAACATTTGGATTTTGTATTTGATGGAAATACTTTAGAGTCATCAGGGCGAATAAAATCACAATCGTTACGCGGCACTACTAAAAAGGCTAAAGAGGATTATGAACGATATTTTCAATCAGATAGTGGGGCAGGGTTTCTAAAGTTCATTTTATCAGATAAAAAATCTTCTTCATATCGTATTGTCAAATCTGAATCAAAATTCTATTTTATAGAATTTTTAGTATCAAGAGAATTTCTTGATATTATTTCTGGTCAGAATCTTAGCAACCCTGGGAATTTTTCTGGAGAAGTTGATTCGTTTTCCTTACAGTCGCAAGGTAGTGCGGATGTTATGGAGGAAAACGATATATTCAATTCAGCCAGTGCTGCAAGACAGCTAGTAAAGGATTTGAGTGGTATAAGAGTATATAGAGATGGATTTGTTATTCGTACTGAGCATGATTGGCTGAAATTAGGGGAAGGCCAAACAAGTGGCTCTTCTTTTTACGGGCTTCGCCCTTTTAATACAATGGGATACGTAGCTCTCAGTGCGATACACAACTCTAAATTGAGAGAAACAACTGATAGAGAAGGATTTATTGATGATCCGTATTACAGGGCATTCTTTCAAATTTTACGGTCATTTTTAAAAACATCGAATGATGTAATTGAGCATATCCGCCGTACATGGACTTCATATATAAAAGAGCAGGAAATGGTGAGGCATGAACTACCGAGCCGCGATCCAAAAATTATTGAGGATAGGCTGAATGACTCATTCGAGCGTGTCGGCGATGCAAAGATCCTATTAGGTCAAGCATCTAAAGCAATTTTAGCATCTGTAGAGGAGGATGCCAAATCACTATTTCCTAACGATCCGAAGACGGCTAGTAGGATGAATGATGTACAGGAGTTGCTCGCTCAAGCATCTGAGACTCTCGATACCGTCAGTGCGCGTGGTGGTCTCGGCGGTTTACTAGTAGCTGAGCTGAATTCGCTTAATACACGTATCAGTGAAGTGTATGAACTTGTTAGCTTAGGAATTACTGCTGAAGTCCTATCGCACGATATAAGTGTAATCTTAGAACGCCTTTCGCTGGAGACAAACAATATTCAAAAACACGCACAATCATCAAATCTTAACGATTTAAAGATCCTGCGTTTTTTTGAAGTTGTAAGATCAACAGTTAGTGCACTCGAGAAACAGTTAGGTCATCTCGACCCGGCCCTCAAATATGCACGCGAAAAACGAGAAGGATTTTTGTCCTCTGAACTTATTACTGAATGCGAATCCTATTATCGTCAGCGGTTGGTTAAAAATAATATATTGTTAGCCGTATTCATTAATATAGACTTTTCTATATTAATGAACAAAGGTAAACTAATCCAAATTCTTGATAACTTAGTGTTGAATTCCGAATATTGGATCACTAAATCTTTTGATGATAATAAGCAAGCTGGACAGGTTATAATAACTGTTGAAAAGCCATGTATAATAATTTCAGATTCCGGCCCTGGTATCGAACCTGCGTTTGAGGAAACTCTCTTTGATCCATTTATTACTGCTAAACCGGCCGGCGAAGGACGCGGACTTGGCTTATTCATCGCGACACAATTGCTAGAACTAGACGGATGCTCGATAAATTTGTTAGCGGAAAAAAATAATCAAGGGCGACGATTTCGCATTGCCGTCAATCTTGAAGGAGTCTTGCTAGATGCCTGA